The DNA sequence CGTCAGGGGAATGTCTGTTGCCATCATGCAGGGGATGGAGGCTGAGAAGAACAGGATTTCGGATACGCTGACAACAGCGACCAGCATCCGGGTCATGAGCGGAGCTTCCACCACAAAGGCAGCAGGCAGAAGCATTTCAGCGATGCTGGTTGCCAGAGCCTGTGCGGTCAGGAAGGGTTCCGGCGTCATGGTCAGATAGGTAAAGGGAACGAAAATGTAGCCGATGATGTCGAAGATCGGAGTATATCTGGCGATCAGAAGACCGAGCATGCCAACACCAAGCAGTGACGGGGCAATATTCAGAGCCATTTTAAAGCCGTCAATGAAGTTGTTCAGCATGACTTTGCCGACGCTGGGCGATTGATGGAAAACATCCATAGCTTCGCCCATCGCGCGGCTGAAGGTGATGGGTTTCTGTTCTTCTTTTACTGCCGGTGAGCCATCGATGTAAGTATCAGGCTTTTTTGACAGGGGATAAATGTGCGTAGTGATCGCTGTGACCACAAAGGTTACGACGGCGGTCAAAATGAAGTAAAAGACCCATCGATCCATAATGCCCAGCGTCTTGGCCACGATGATCATAAAAGTGGCGGAAACGGTGGAAAAACCAGTGGCGATGATAGCGGCTTCTTTCGTTGTGTAGCGTTTTTCCTGATAAACCCGGTTGGTGATCAACAGAGCCAGGGAGTAGCTGCCCACGAAGGAAGCGACGGCGTCAACGGCCGAGCGGCCCGGAGTGCGCCAGATCGGACGCATGATTTTTTCCATATAGACGCCGATAAATTCCATCAGACCGAACTCAGTAATGAATCCCAGGAAAATTGATCCGATGGGAACGATGGTGGCGACGGATACCAGTATGCTGTTCCAGATGAGGGGCAGCATGCTTTTTTCATGAATGGCAGCCGGTCCCATTTTTGTGACAAACAGGAAGGCGAAAACCAGGGCAACCAGTTTCAGAATATAAAAAATCATGGCGGAGGTTGATTTGGCCCAGCTTTTTTTCATGGTCGAATAAACGACGCCGGCGATGACCATGATCAGACCAAAGATCAGATTGTAGTTGGGAATCTTCTTGATGGCGGTGACTATGTGGTCCAGGGGAATGCTGCTGGTGTTGTTAAAAAACACGGGAACAAAGAACATGAAAATACCAATGGCTGAGTAAAGTAAGAATAGCAAAACGTCGGTTGAACTGTAACTTTTTTTAGTGTTATTCATCCTGCTCACTCCTTTTGATATACCAGATTTTTGATGGGAATTCGGCAATGGCATGTTCAGTGTCAAATCACCTCCTGTTGACCGGTCCACAACCTTGCGCAGTGGGAGCCATGAGCATTGCCTATAGAAATCATATTACAATAATGATGGGCATAGCAAGGGGGCAGATGGGAATTTGGGATGAAACCGGGCTGTCATCCATGAAAATTGATAAATAAAAAATCACCTGACCTGCCAACTGGGCAGATCAGGTGATTACTTCTCTTTCATTCCGTTCCCGAATCATAGGGGTGATTGGGAAGGATTGGGGGAGTCAGGATGGATTATTACGGCTGGTCTGATGCCAGATCCTGTTCCGCTTCACTGACAAGTTCATTGATAAGATCCTG is a window from the Clostridiaceae bacterium HFYG-1003 genome containing:
- a CDS encoding YjiH family protein, whose protein sequence is MFFNNTSSIPLDHIVTAIKKIPNYNLIFGLIMVIAGVVYSTMKKSWAKSTSAMIFYILKLVALVFAFLFVTKMGPAAIHEKSMLPLIWNSILVSVATIVPIGSIFLGFITEFGLMEFIGVYMEKIMRPIWRTPGRSAVDAVASFVGSYSLALLITNRVYQEKRYTTKEAAIIATGFSTVSATFMIIVAKTLGIMDRWVFYFILTAVVTFVVTAITTHIYPLSKKPDTYIDGSPAVKEEQKPITFSRAMGEAMDVFHQSPSVGKVMLNNFIDGFKMALNIAPSLLGVGMLGLLIARYTPIFDIIGYIFVPFTYLTMTPEPFLTAQALATSIAEMLLPAAFVVEAPLMTRMLVAVVSVSEILFFSASIPCMMATDIPLTMKDYIILWVERVILSILVTAPILLILL